The following are encoded in a window of Sutcliffiella horikoshii genomic DNA:
- the argS gene encoding arginine--tRNA ligase — translation MNIVEQVQERLKEEIKASVLKAGLATEEQIPAIVLETPKDKANGDYSTNMAMQLARVAKKAPRMIAEEIVKNFDQSKASIEKIDIAGPGFINFYMDNAYLTDLIPTILKAGADYGRSNIGKGEKINVEFVSANPTGDLHLGHARGAAVGDSLCNVLDKAGYEVTREYYINDAGNQINNLALSVEARYFQALGQDKEMPEDGYHGKDIIGIGQAIADEFGDRFVNESEEDRRSFFREYGLKYEMKKLQQDLEEFRVRFDVWYSETSLYNNGKIDEALTTLREQGHIYEEEGATWFRSTEFGDDKNRVLIKNDGSYTYLTPDIAYHQDKLKRGHDKLINIWGADHHGYIPRMKAAIEALGYGKAALEVEIIQLVHLFQNGEKMKMSKRTGKAVTMRDLMEEVGLDAVRYFFAMRSGDTHLDFDMDLAVSQSNENPVFYAQYAHARICSMLRQGEEQGLSLEGNFALEHISSEKEIDLLKKLGEYPLAVAEAAEKRIPHRITNYTFELASALHSFYNAEKVLDPDNQEKSRARLGLMKAVQITLQDALKLIGVSAPEKM, via the coding sequence ATGAATATAGTAGAACAAGTACAAGAACGCCTGAAAGAAGAGATTAAGGCTTCCGTTCTGAAAGCAGGCTTGGCAACAGAGGAGCAAATTCCAGCTATTGTTTTAGAAACACCAAAGGATAAAGCGAACGGGGACTATTCCACAAACATGGCGATGCAGCTTGCGCGCGTAGCGAAAAAAGCACCTCGTATGATTGCAGAAGAAATTGTGAAAAATTTTGATCAATCCAAAGCATCCATCGAAAAGATCGATATCGCTGGTCCTGGATTCATCAACTTTTACATGGACAATGCCTACTTGACAGACCTAATTCCGACGATCCTAAAAGCAGGCGCCGATTACGGACGTTCCAACATCGGTAAGGGTGAAAAAATCAATGTCGAGTTTGTTTCGGCAAATCCTACAGGCGACCTTCACCTAGGACATGCCCGTGGTGCTGCAGTGGGGGATTCCCTTTGTAATGTACTGGATAAGGCAGGCTATGAGGTAACACGCGAATATTACATCAACGACGCAGGTAACCAAATCAATAACCTGGCACTTTCCGTTGAGGCACGTTACTTCCAAGCGCTTGGTCAAGACAAAGAAATGCCAGAAGACGGCTATCATGGCAAAGACATCATCGGAATCGGACAGGCAATTGCAGATGAGTTCGGCGACCGTTTCGTCAACGAATCAGAAGAAGACCGCCGCAGCTTTTTCCGTGAATACGGCTTAAAATACGAAATGAAAAAATTGCAACAGGATTTAGAAGAGTTCCGTGTCCGCTTTGACGTTTGGTACTCTGAGACTTCCTTGTACAACAATGGAAAAATCGACGAGGCTCTAACGACCCTTCGCGAACAGGGCCACATCTATGAAGAAGAGGGAGCAACATGGTTCCGCTCCACAGAATTTGGCGATGACAAAAACCGTGTACTCATTAAAAATGACGGTTCTTACACATATCTGACGCCGGACATCGCGTACCACCAAGATAAACTAAAACGAGGCCATGACAAGCTGATCAACATCTGGGGAGCAGACCACCACGGTTATATCCCTCGTATGAAAGCTGCCATTGAAGCGCTTGGTTACGGAAAAGCCGCATTGGAAGTAGAAATTATCCAGCTTGTTCACCTTTTCCAAAACGGCGAAAAGATGAAAATGAGCAAACGTACCGGTAAAGCGGTAACGATGCGTGATTTGATGGAAGAAGTGGGCTTGGATGCCGTACGTTACTTCTTCGCCATGCGTTCAGGGGATACACATCTAGATTTCGATATGGACTTGGCAGTATCCCAGTCCAACGAAAACCCGGTTTTCTATGCACAATACGCACATGCTCGTATTTGCAGCATGCTTCGCCAAGGGGAAGAGCAAGGCTTGAGCCTAGAAGGAAACTTCGCGCTTGAACACATCTCCTCTGAAAAAGAGATCGATCTTTTGAAAAAGCTTGGGGAATACCCACTTGCGGTAGCGGAAGCGGCAGAAAAGCGCATCCCGCACCGTATCACGAACTACACATTTGAACTCGCATCCGCACTGCACAGTTTCTACAATGCGGAGAAAGTATTAGACCCTGACAATCAAGAAAAATCCAGAGCACGCCTCGGTTTGATGAAAGCTGTTCAAATTACACTGCAAGATGCACTTAAGTTGATCGGAGTTTCTGCACCAGAGAAAATGTAA
- a CDS encoding DUF1934 domain-containing protein, protein MADNQNHLKMPIKVTFQSEIINADNDREFVVFGADGQYYIKGESEYIVFSEELEGKEKVDCFYKITDKEVRLKRSGDINMLQSFRAGETTDGSYQGGGARFQFETETEKVVMMKDREKKRGCLQLDYKLKVQDQITGQYLITINYEEEQAR, encoded by the coding sequence ATGGCAGACAATCAAAATCACTTAAAGATGCCGATAAAGGTGACGTTCCAGTCGGAAATAATTAATGCGGATAATGACAGAGAGTTTGTTGTGTTTGGAGCAGATGGTCAATACTACATAAAAGGTGAATCAGAGTACATCGTCTTCTCAGAGGAATTGGAAGGCAAGGAGAAGGTCGATTGTTTTTATAAAATTACGGACAAAGAAGTGCGTCTGAAGCGTTCAGGTGACATCAATATGCTGCAATCCTTCCGTGCCGGTGAAACGACAGACGGCAGCTACCAGGGCGGTGGAGCAAGGTTTCAGTTTGAAACGGAAACCGAAAAAGTGGTCATGATGAAGGATCGGGAAAAGAAACGAGGCTGTTTGCAGCTTGACTATAAATTGAAGGTTCAAGATCAAATAACCGGTCAATACTTGATAACAATCAACTACGAGGAGGAACAGGCAAGATGA
- the speB gene encoding agmatinase, giving the protein MRFDEAYSGNVFIKSHPSFEDSQAVIYGMPMDWTVSYRPGSRFGPSRIREVSIGLEEYSPYLDRELEEVKYFDAGDIPLPFGNPQKSIEIIEEYIDSLLEKDKFPLGMGGEHLVSWPVIKAMYKKYPDLAIIHMDAHTDLRDDYEGEPLSHSTPIKKAANLIGPKNVYSFGIRSGMKEEFQWAKEVGMHISKFEVLEPLKEILPTLAGRPVYVTIDIDVLDPAHAPGTGTVDCGGITSRELLASIHAIAGSDVNVVGADLVEVAPIYDTSEQTANTASKLIREMILGWVK; this is encoded by the coding sequence ATGCGTTTTGATGAAGCATATTCTGGCAACGTGTTTATTAAAAGCCACCCGAGCTTTGAAGATAGTCAAGCAGTGATCTACGGCATGCCGATGGACTGGACAGTAAGCTACCGTCCAGGATCTCGCTTCGGCCCGTCCCGTATCCGCGAAGTATCCATCGGACTGGAAGAGTACAGCCCGTATCTTGACCGCGAATTAGAAGAAGTAAAATACTTTGATGCAGGCGACATCCCATTGCCATTCGGTAACCCGCAAAAAAGCATCGAAATAATCGAAGAATACATCGACAGTCTTTTAGAAAAAGACAAGTTCCCACTTGGAATGGGCGGAGAGCATCTTGTATCTTGGCCTGTCATCAAAGCAATGTACAAAAAATACCCTGACCTTGCCATCATCCACATGGACGCACATACAGACCTTCGTGACGACTATGAAGGCGAGCCGCTTTCCCACTCTACACCGATCAAGAAAGCAGCAAACCTGATTGGACCTAAGAATGTGTACTCATTTGGAATTCGTTCAGGTATGAAGGAAGAGTTCCAATGGGCGAAGGAAGTCGGCATGCACATCTCCAAATTCGAAGTGCTTGAGCCGTTAAAAGAGATCCTTCCGACACTTGCTGGCCGTCCGGTATATGTAACAATCGACATTGACGTGCTTGACCCTGCACACGCACCTGGTACAGGTACAGTGGATTGCGGCGGCATTACATCCCGTGAATTGCTTGCATCCATCCATGCCATCGCAGGTTCCGATGTGAACGTAGTTGGAGCGGATTTGGTAGAGGTTGCACCAATCTATGACACTTCTGAGCAGACTGCCAACACAGCGAGCAAGCTGATCCGTGAAATGATTTTAGGTTGGGTAAAATAA
- the speE gene encoding spermidine synthase, translating to MELWYTEYQTKNFGITAKIKRTLHTEQTEFQKLDMVETEEFGNMLILDGMVMTTQKDEFVYHEMVAHVPLFTHPNPENVLVVGGGDGGVIREVLKHPSVKKATLVEIDGKVIEYSKKYLPEIAGELENERVEVKVGDGFMHIAESENVYDVIMVDSTEPVGPAVNLFTKGFYAGISKALKEDGVFVAQTDNPWFTPELITNVQRDVREIFPITRLYIANIPTYPSGMWTFTIGSKKHDPLEVSEDRFHEIDTKYYTKDLHKAAFALPKFVADLVK from the coding sequence ATGGAATTATGGTACACAGAATATCAAACAAAAAACTTCGGAATCACAGCGAAAATCAAACGCACTTTACATACAGAGCAGACGGAATTCCAAAAGCTTGATATGGTAGAAACAGAAGAGTTCGGCAACATGCTTATTTTGGACGGAATGGTGATGACCACACAAAAGGACGAGTTCGTTTATCACGAAATGGTGGCACACGTACCATTGTTCACACACCCGAACCCTGAAAATGTGTTGGTAGTAGGTGGAGGAGACGGCGGCGTTATCCGCGAAGTCCTGAAACACCCAAGTGTGAAAAAAGCGACACTTGTTGAAATCGACGGAAAAGTAATCGAGTACTCTAAAAAGTACCTTCCTGAAATTGCAGGAGAACTTGAAAACGAGCGCGTAGAAGTAAAAGTCGGAGACGGCTTCATGCACATTGCAGAAAGCGAAAACGTTTATGACGTCATCATGGTAGACTCCACGGAGCCTGTTGGACCAGCTGTAAACTTGTTCACAAAAGGTTTCTACGCGGGAATCTCTAAAGCATTAAAAGAAGACGGTGTATTCGTAGCGCAAACGGACAACCCATGGTTCACACCTGAGTTGATCACAAATGTACAACGCGACGTACGTGAAATCTTCCCGATTACACGTCTATACATCGCAAACATCCCAACATACCCAAGCGGCATGTGGACATTCACCATCGGATCCAAAAAACACGACCCACTGGAAGTAAGCGAAGACCGTTTCCACGAAATCGACACAAAATACTACACAAAAGACCTGCACAAAGCAGCATTCGCCCTACCAAAATTCGTCGCTGATTTAGTGAAGTAA
- a CDS encoding transglycosylase domain-containing protein, producing the protein MELITNDRFQQVIKYIRAMFFIGIILSISFFLLVGGVWIYAKSKGAPPLSVTQSSIFYSKDGAIIGEAHSGEKRYWVGLEDISPYLVDATVAVEDRRFFTHHGFDPKRIGGAILADIKARAKVQGASTISQQYARNLFLVHDKTWKRKWEEALYTIRIEANYSKEEILEGYLNTIYYGHGAYGIESASYYYFNKPAKELTLAEASMLAGIPKGPSVFSPYADSDRARQRQEIVLQSMVENGSLTKKEAEEALAQPLTYGNREHLPKEFMAPYFQDAVRAEIRNVLGLQKELEMGGLHIYTTLDPTLQAIAEEEVEKTFDPASDMQVGFVSMDPKTGRVLALVGGRDYEESSYNRVTQAERQPGSTFKPLLYYRALEQGFTPSTGFRSEVTTFQVDNGRSTYTPHNFNNYYANDVLTMMQALPLSDNVFAVKTHLLLGEEELTKQAKKLGIHSQIKDVPSLALGTSPVRVIDMANAYSVFANGGKEVKPVFIEKVVNYRGEVLFEREKETKQLLDPDVTFVLNHLMTGMFDPALNGYMAVTGNAILDKLTRPYAGKSGSTETDSWMIGYTPQLVSAVWTGYDRDQSITLWAEKHYAKNLWAGFMERALDNKSVVTFAPTEGVVGVQVNPQSGLLATSDCPVSRLSYYIKGTEPTEYCMAHLEDVKEEEAIPDEQPKKEDKKWWKRFVPWM; encoded by the coding sequence ATGGAATTAATCACAAACGACCGGTTTCAGCAGGTCATCAAATATATTCGTGCCATGTTTTTTATCGGAATCATCCTATCAATCTCTTTCTTTCTTTTAGTTGGCGGAGTTTGGATATATGCAAAATCCAAGGGTGCCCCTCCCCTTTCCGTTACGCAGTCATCGATTTTTTACAGCAAGGACGGAGCGATCATCGGAGAGGCTCATAGTGGCGAGAAACGTTACTGGGTTGGACTTGAGGACATATCCCCTTATTTAGTGGATGCGACGGTGGCGGTAGAGGACAGGCGTTTTTTTACCCATCACGGGTTTGACCCAAAACGGATTGGCGGGGCCATTCTTGCCGACATTAAGGCTCGCGCTAAGGTTCAAGGAGCGAGTACCATTTCGCAGCAATATGCTCGAAATCTTTTCCTTGTCCATGATAAAACGTGGAAGCGAAAGTGGGAGGAAGCCCTTTACACCATCAGGATCGAGGCAAATTACTCCAAGGAAGAGATTCTCGAAGGCTATTTGAATACAATCTATTATGGTCATGGCGCTTATGGAATTGAATCGGCGTCCTATTACTATTTTAACAAGCCAGCCAAGGAACTGACATTAGCGGAAGCCAGCATGCTTGCAGGCATACCGAAAGGTCCGAGCGTTTTCTCGCCTTATGCAGATAGCGACCGGGCACGCCAAAGGCAAGAGATTGTTCTCCAATCTATGGTGGAAAACGGCTCTCTTACTAAAAAAGAAGCGGAAGAAGCGCTCGCACAACCACTGACATACGGAAACCGTGAGCATCTGCCGAAAGAGTTTATGGCTCCATATTTCCAAGATGCAGTTCGGGCGGAGATTAGAAATGTTTTGGGCCTGCAAAAAGAGTTAGAAATGGGCGGGCTTCACATTTACACCACCTTGGATCCTACTCTCCAGGCTATTGCGGAAGAAGAAGTGGAGAAAACGTTCGATCCAGCGTCTGACATGCAAGTCGGCTTCGTTTCAATGGATCCGAAAACAGGAAGAGTGCTTGCGCTAGTCGGTGGAAGAGATTATGAAGAAAGCTCGTACAACCGGGTTACACAGGCAGAAAGGCAACCAGGGTCGACTTTCAAGCCATTGTTGTATTACCGGGCGCTTGAGCAGGGGTTCACGCCATCCACTGGTTTCCGGAGTGAAGTGACCACTTTCCAAGTGGATAACGGACGTTCGACATACACGCCGCACAACTTCAACAACTACTATGCCAATGATGTTTTGACGATGATGCAGGCCTTGCCATTATCCGATAACGTCTTTGCGGTAAAAACACATCTGCTGCTTGGTGAAGAAGAATTGACCAAACAGGCAAAAAAACTTGGCATTCATTCGCAAATTAAGGATGTCCCTTCTCTTGCACTTGGTACATCTCCTGTACGAGTAATCGATATGGCCAATGCCTACAGTGTTTTTGCAAACGGTGGGAAAGAAGTGAAGCCTGTTTTTATTGAAAAGGTAGTGAACTACCGTGGAGAAGTTCTTTTTGAGCGAGAAAAAGAAACGAAGCAATTGTTGGATCCTGATGTAACATTTGTACTGAATCATTTGATGACGGGAATGTTTGATCCGGCTTTAAACGGCTATATGGCCGTAACCGGGAATGCGATTCTCGACAAGCTGACAAGACCGTATGCCGGAAAGTCAGGGTCCACCGAAACGGACAGCTGGATGATTGGATACACCCCGCAGCTTGTCAGTGCTGTCTGGACAGGCTATGACAGGGATCAATCGATTACGCTTTGGGCGGAAAAGCACTATGCGAAAAATTTATGGGCAGGATTCATGGAGCGCGCGCTCGACAATAAATCGGTTGTGACTTTTGCCCCAACAGAAGGAGTGG